From Chryseobacterium joostei, the proteins below share one genomic window:
- a CDS encoding zinc-dependent metalloprotease, translating into MKKQLLMMGMLVLSGISFAQTDRLWSKGSQKNSSSIFENMSNIDGPRLFHLDINSLKSLLARTPKRLTEKSGIIISFPNSVGKMENFRVTENSNFDPELAAKYPDIKSYIGQGIEDQSSTVYFSVSPLGLSSMEIYGDKSAVFIEPYTKDLSTYVVYKKSDRKDDLNKLECKVLETAEKGASNTATAKNANDAILRTFRLALSCTGEYTTYFGGTKAQALAAMNNTMTRVNAIFENDFAARMVLIPNNDAIIYTNASTDPFSVSSQMDKWNFELMNALSSTIGNENFDIGHLFGKDGGGGNAGCIGCICTNDMSTYVYQGITYPNDYKGSGYTSPSNGIPSGDTFDIDYVAHEMGHQFGGNHTWSYTSQSSLQSVEPGSGSTIMGYAGITSYDVQKNSDPFFHAISIQQITNNIKAKTCSVNTPTANNIPTANAGLDYTIPKSTPFVLTGTGTDADGDSLTYIWEQMDKGTSSQTGSNSAATATKTAGPTFRSWVPTASPVRYFPRMASVLTGATTTAGMEINVEALSSVARDLNFRFTVRDNKLGGAGNSSDDTKITVNAAAGPFTITSQNTASSYSGGSSQTVTWNVAGTTANNINAANVDILWSTDNGDSWTTLLAGTPNDGSEAITIPNATTNTGRIMVKGSNHIFFDVNNANIVVAANGLSTSETTLAGSTEIKLYPNPVKDILTLSNTKNEEYKIYDMSGKLAMEGTLQSGTLNVSRLVKGTYVIQVGKFAKRFIKK; encoded by the coding sequence ATGAAAAAACAACTATTAATGATGGGAATGCTTGTCCTGTCAGGTATTTCTTTTGCACAGACAGATCGTCTATGGAGTAAGGGATCTCAAAAAAACTCTTCATCAATTTTTGAAAACATGTCAAATATTGATGGACCTAGACTTTTCCACCTGGATATCAATAGTTTGAAAAGTTTATTAGCAAGAACACCTAAAAGGTTAACTGAAAAATCTGGTATCATTATTTCCTTTCCTAATTCAGTAGGAAAAATGGAAAACTTCAGGGTAACTGAAAACTCTAATTTTGATCCTGAATTGGCAGCAAAGTATCCGGATATTAAATCTTATATAGGCCAAGGAATAGAGGATCAATCTTCAACGGTTTATTTTAGCGTATCTCCTCTGGGGTTATCTTCCATGGAGATATATGGGGATAAATCTGCTGTTTTTATTGAACCTTATACCAAGGACCTTTCTACTTATGTAGTATATAAAAAGTCTGACAGAAAAGATGATTTAAATAAACTTGAATGTAAAGTACTGGAAACAGCTGAAAAAGGAGCCTCCAATACAGCTACGGCTAAAAATGCCAATGATGCTATATTGAGAACATTCAGACTGGCACTTTCATGTACAGGAGAATACACAACTTATTTCGGAGGAACAAAGGCACAGGCCCTAGCTGCGATGAATAATACCATGACAAGAGTAAATGCCATATTTGAAAATGATTTTGCAGCAAGAATGGTACTTATTCCTAACAATGATGCAATCATTTATACCAATGCTTCTACAGATCCATTTTCCGTTTCTTCACAAATGGATAAGTGGAATTTTGAGCTTATGAATGCGCTAAGTTCTACCATTGGCAATGAAAATTTCGATATAGGTCATTTATTTGGTAAAGATGGTGGTGGTGGTAATGCAGGATGCATAGGCTGTATCTGCACCAATGATATGTCTACTTATGTATACCAAGGGATAACTTATCCTAACGATTATAAAGGTAGCGGATATACATCTCCTTCCAACGGTATCCCATCTGGAGACACCTTTGACATTGATTATGTAGCTCATGAAATGGGGCATCAATTTGGAGGAAACCACACATGGTCTTATACCTCTCAATCAAGCTTACAGTCTGTAGAACCAGGTTCAGGATCTACCATTATGGGATATGCAGGAATTACGAGTTATGATGTTCAAAAAAATTCAGATCCGTTTTTTCATGCAATCAGTATTCAACAGATTACCAATAATATTAAAGCAAAAACCTGTTCTGTAAATACGCCTACAGCCAATAATATTCCTACAGCCAATGCAGGGTTAGATTATACGATTCCTAAAAGTACACCTTTTGTATTAACAGGTACCGGAACTGACGCAGACGGAGATTCCCTTACTTATATCTGGGAGCAGATGGATAAAGGAACCTCTTCCCAAACAGGAAGTAATTCTGCTGCTACTGCTACAAAAACTGCCGGCCCTACATTCAGATCATGGGTACCTACAGCTTCTCCGGTAAGATATTTCCCAAGAATGGCCTCTGTTCTGACAGGAGCAACCACTACAGCCGGAATGGAAATTAACGTAGAAGCCCTATCTTCTGTAGCAAGAGATCTTAATTTCAGATTTACAGTAAGAGATAATAAATTAGGAGGTGCAGGAAACAGCTCAGATGACACTAAAATTACCGTGAATGCCGCCGCTGGCCCCTTCACAATAACTTCACAGAACACAGCTTCTTCTTATTCGGGAGGCAGTTCACAGACCGTAACATGGAATGTTGCCGGAACTACCGCCAACAATATCAATGCCGCTAATGTGGATATTCTTTGGTCAACTGACAACGGAGATTCATGGACTACCCTATTAGCCGGAACTCCAAATGATGGCTCGGAAGCGATAACAATTCCTAATGCTACAACTAATACAGGAAGAATTATGGTAAAAGGAAGTAATCATATCTTCTTTGATGTAAATAATGCCAATATTGTCGTTGCAGCAAATGGATTGTCAACCTCAGAAACAACACTGGCAGGATCTACCGAAATCAAACTTTATCCTAATCCTGTGAAAGACATCCTTACCCTTTCAAATACAAAAAATGAAGAGTATAAAATCTATGACATGTCAGGAAAACTAGCAATGGAGGGTACCCTTCAGAGCGGAACTCTCAATGTAAGCAGATTGGTAAAAGGAACCTATGTGATTCAAGTTGGGAAATTTGCGAAAAGATTTATTAAAAAATAA
- the leuC gene encoding 3-isopropylmalate dehydratase large subunit, whose amino-acid sequence MNDDKKTLFDKVWDAHVVDTVPDGPQIIYIDKHLIHEVTSPQAFAELESRDLKIFRPEQIVATADHNVPTLHQEQPIRDELSRNQVQQLTENCEKNNIELFGLGHQYQGIVHIIAPELGITQPGMSIVCGDSHTSTHGAFGAIAFGIGTSQVAQVFASQCLLLNKPKSMRITVNGKLNENVQPKDVILYIISKIGTDGGTGYFCEYAGSVFEEMSMEGRMTVCNMSIEMGARGGMIAPDETTFEYVQGRKFAPKGEDWDEKVAYWNTLKTDKGAIFDKELSFDASEIYPMITYGTNPGMGISIHEVIPSPQSESEAKALQYMGLQAGQALSSIKVNYVFIGSCTNARIEDFRSAAQYIKGKSKSEAVKALIVPGSQQVVKQIYEEGLDKIFNEAGFQIRQPGCSACLAMNDDKIPEGEYCVSTSNRNFEGRQGQGARTILASPLTAAKAAIEGRISAFENLN is encoded by the coding sequence ATGAACGACGATAAAAAGACACTTTTTGATAAGGTTTGGGATGCTCATGTAGTGGACACGGTGCCTGACGGACCACAAATTATTTATATAGATAAACACCTGATTCATGAAGTAACAAGCCCACAAGCCTTTGCAGAACTTGAATCCAGAGACTTGAAAATATTCCGACCGGAGCAGATTGTAGCAACAGCTGATCATAATGTGCCAACACTTCATCAGGAGCAGCCCATTCGGGATGAATTATCAAGAAACCAGGTTCAGCAACTCACAGAAAATTGTGAGAAAAATAATATTGAATTATTTGGGCTAGGTCACCAATATCAAGGAATTGTGCACATTATTGCGCCTGAACTTGGTATTACACAACCGGGTATGAGTATAGTTTGCGGCGATAGCCATACTTCTACACATGGAGCATTTGGAGCCATTGCATTTGGAATTGGAACCAGCCAGGTTGCTCAGGTTTTTGCCAGCCAATGTCTATTGCTCAACAAGCCAAAATCTATGAGAATTACAGTGAATGGTAAGCTCAATGAAAATGTTCAGCCTAAGGACGTTATTCTTTATATCATTTCAAAAATAGGAACAGATGGCGGAACGGGATACTTCTGTGAATACGCAGGAAGTGTATTCGAGGAGATGTCTATGGAAGGAAGGATGACTGTCTGTAACATGAGTATTGAAATGGGAGCCAGAGGGGGAATGATTGCCCCTGATGAAACTACTTTTGAATATGTGCAAGGACGAAAGTTTGCTCCAAAAGGAGAAGATTGGGATGAAAAAGTAGCCTATTGGAACACATTGAAGACTGACAAGGGAGCTATTTTTGATAAGGAACTGTCTTTCGATGCTTCAGAAATTTACCCAATGATTACCTATGGAACAAATCCTGGAATGGGAATTTCAATACATGAGGTTATTCCTTCACCACAAAGCGAATCTGAAGCAAAAGCCTTACAGTATATGGGGTTGCAGGCAGGGCAGGCTCTTTCCAGTATCAAAGTAAATTATGTATTCATAGGAAGCTGTACCAATGCAAGAATAGAAGACTTCCGTTCTGCTGCTCAATATATTAAAGGAAAAAGTAAGTCAGAAGCTGTAAAAGCATTGATTGTTCCCGGCTCTCAGCAGGTTGTAAAGCAAATTTATGAAGAAGGATTAGACAAAATCTTTAATGAAGCCGGATTCCAAATCCGTCAGCCTGGTTGTTCTGCTTGTCTGGCTATGAATGATGATAAAATTCCTGAAGGAGAATATTGTGTGTCTACTTCTAACAGAAACTTTGAAGGAAGACAGGGGCAGGGAGCAAGAACCATTTTGGCAAGTCCGCTTACAGCAGCAAAGGCAGCAATAGAAGGTAGAATTTCAGCCTTTGAAAACTTAAACTAG
- the leuD gene encoding 3-isopropylmalate dehydratase small subunit, translating into MQKLVIIKSRAVPLPAENIDTDQIIPARFLKSIDRKGFGENLFRDWRFNIHTGEPNADFVLNNPKFSGQILVAGNNFGCGSSREHAAWSLTDYGFRVIISSYFADIFKGNALNNGLLPVKVSEEFLKEILEGINENPDNEIAIDVELQSVSFKDTTETFELDSYKKICLLNGYDDIDFLISKKQAITEFELKTQKTNEQQLF; encoded by the coding sequence ATGCAAAAATTAGTTATTATAAAATCCCGTGCAGTTCCATTGCCGGCAGAAAATATAGATACAGACCAGATTATTCCGGCAAGATTCCTGAAAAGTATAGACAGAAAGGGTTTCGGAGAAAATTTGTTCAGAGATTGGAGATTTAATATTCATACAGGAGAACCGAATGCTGACTTTGTGTTAAATAACCCTAAGTTCAGTGGGCAAATTCTGGTGGCAGGAAACAATTTTGGTTGTGGAAGCAGTCGCGAACACGCTGCATGGTCATTAACGGACTATGGCTTTAGAGTCATTATTTCCAGTTATTTCGCAGATATCTTTAAAGGGAATGCATTGAATAATGGACTTCTTCCCGTAAAGGTTTCCGAAGAGTTTTTAAAAGAAATTTTGGAAGGAATCAATGAAAATCCCGACAATGAAATTGCCATTGATGTAGAATTACAGTCAGTTAGCTTTAAAGACACCACTGAAACCTTTGAACTTGATTCATACAAAAAAATATGCCTTCTGAACGGCTATGACGATATTGATTTTTTAATCAGCAAAAAACAGGCGATCACAGAGTTTGAACTAAAAACACAGAAAACAAATGAGCAACAATTATTTTAA
- a CDS encoding TlpA family protein disulfide reductase, with amino-acid sequence MKKFITNIVATSSLFLATQQLSAQKVVVNREVETQKDGKMLLGNQLKEQFLKAPYADWYVKEHDEYALDQKAISQLKKEKLGTYDIITFIGTWCEDSHRDFPRLMKILEEIGYPENKLTIIAVNRKKESPAGDETLYNIQKVPTIILKRYGKEIGRIVEMPTSGYIERDLAEILKKNDSSVIKEIFK; translated from the coding sequence ATGAAAAAATTTATTACAAATATTGTTGCCACATCAAGTTTATTTTTAGCTACTCAACAGCTCAGTGCTCAGAAAGTAGTGGTTAATCGTGAGGTTGAAACTCAGAAAGACGGAAAAATGCTTTTGGGAAATCAACTAAAAGAACAATTCTTAAAAGCTCCTTATGCAGACTGGTATGTAAAGGAGCATGATGAATATGCCCTAGATCAAAAAGCCATCAGCCAATTAAAAAAGGAAAAACTGGGTACCTATGACATCATTACTTTCATTGGAACATGGTGTGAGGATAGTCATAGAGATTTTCCAAGACTGATGAAGATATTGGAAGAAATAGGCTATCCTGAAAATAAGCTGACCATTATTGCTGTTAATCGCAAAAAAGAATCTCCGGCAGGAGACGAAACTCTTTATAATATACAAAAAGTTCCAACCATTATCCTTAAAAGATATGGAAAAGAAATAGGAAGAATTGTAGAAATGCCAACCAGTGGTTATATTGAAAGAGATCTAGCTGAAATTCTGAAAAAGAATGACTCTTCTGTAATTAAAGAAATTTTTAAATAG
- the leuB gene encoding 3-isopropylmalate dehydrogenase yields the protein MSNNYFKIAVLSGDGIGPEIISESIKILDVIAEAFQYKFHFDYGLIGAEAIFKTGNPLPEETLKICKESDAVLFGAIGDPVFDNNPDAKVRPEQGLLKLRKELGLFANIRPLKTYASLIEKSPLKREIIEGADIQIFRELVSGIYFGEKFTDPDGGYAYDVCKYSREDIIPIAHMAFQEAQKRNKKLTLIDKANVLDTSRLWRKICQEIASEYPDVQLDYMFVDNAAMQLILNPKQFDVILTENMFGDIISDEASVIGGSIGLLPSASVGENNALFEPIHGSYPQAKGKGIANPIASILSVAMMLDHLGLQAAANKLRQSVEHAIENKYVTIDLNTKQYYSTSEVGSFIADHIRYSEKSYYNFENVKIGKSTIV from the coding sequence ATGAGCAACAATTATTTTAAAATCGCGGTTCTTTCAGGAGATGGAATTGGGCCGGAAATCATCAGTGAAAGTATCAAAATTCTGGATGTCATTGCGGAAGCTTTTCAATATAAGTTTCACTTCGACTATGGGTTGATTGGTGCAGAAGCTATCTTTAAGACAGGTAATCCTTTGCCTGAAGAGACATTGAAGATTTGTAAGGAATCTGATGCTGTGCTTTTCGGAGCAATAGGAGATCCGGTATTTGATAATAATCCTGATGCTAAAGTAAGACCTGAACAGGGATTATTGAAACTTCGTAAGGAATTGGGACTATTTGCCAATATCCGTCCATTAAAAACTTATGCATCACTGATTGAAAAAAGTCCGCTTAAGAGAGAAATTATTGAGGGAGCCGATATTCAGATTTTCAGGGAGTTGGTAAGTGGAATTTATTTTGGTGAAAAGTTTACTGATCCTGATGGCGGATATGCCTATGATGTTTGCAAATACAGCCGTGAAGATATTATTCCTATTGCTCATATGGCATTTCAGGAAGCCCAGAAAAGAAATAAAAAGCTTACCCTTATTGATAAAGCTAATGTTCTTGATACATCAAGATTATGGAGAAAAATCTGTCAGGAAATTGCTTCAGAATATCCGGATGTACAGCTTGATTATATGTTTGTAGATAATGCCGCCATGCAGCTGATTCTTAATCCAAAGCAGTTTGATGTTATTTTAACAGAGAATATGTTTGGGGATATTATTTCTGATGAAGCTAGTGTAATCGGAGGTTCTATCGGATTACTACCATCTGCATCCGTTGGTGAGAATAATGCATTATTTGAACCTATTCACGGATCTTATCCACAAGCTAAGGGAAAGGGTATTGCCAATCCTATTGCTTCTATTTTGAGCGTGGCCATGATGCTGGATCATCTTGGATTACAGGCTGCAGCCAATAAATTGAGACAATCTGTAGAACATGCCATTGAAAATAAATATGTTACCATTGATCTTAACACGAAACAGTATTATTCTACCAGTGAAGTAGGTAGTTTTATTGCAGATCATATCAGATATTCTGAGAAGTCTTATTATAATTTTGAAAATGTAAAAATTGGAAAATCTACCATTGTATAG
- a CDS encoding pyrophosphohydrolase domain-containing protein, with protein MDKIDSLNQVAEFHTTFKAPILDTPQIPSPERCNLRVELLQEELNELKQAIADNNIVEIADALCDLQYVLSGAVLEFGLGNKFVELFNEVQRSNMSKACDNEEQANETVEFYKEKEVESFYEKSGEKFNVYRKADHKVLKNKYYSPADLKSIIEK; from the coding sequence ATGGATAAAATTGATAGTTTGAACCAAGTAGCCGAATTCCATACTACTTTCAAAGCCCCTATTCTAGACACCCCACAAATCCCTTCCCCAGAAAGATGTAATCTTAGAGTAGAACTTCTACAGGAAGAATTAAATGAACTGAAACAAGCCATTGCAGATAACAATATCGTAGAAATTGCAGATGCATTATGTGATTTACAGTATGTTTTGAGTGGTGCAGTGCTGGAATTTGGACTTGGCAATAAATTTGTAGAGCTATTCAACGAAGTTCAGCGTTCTAATATGTCGAAAGCATGTGATAATGAAGAGCAGGCCAATGAAACTGTTGAATTTTATAAAGAAAAGGAAGTAGAATCTTTTTATGAAAAGTCTGGCGAAAAATTCAATGTATACAGAAAGGCAGATCATAAGGTATTGAAAAACAAATACTACTCTCCTGCTGATTTAAAATCAATTATTGAGAAATAA
- a CDS encoding glycohydrolase toxin TNT-related protein: MKHLFKYIFFFTIASFSIACSSDREDEIENTPNPVKIVFYKNADELAATYDTNGTVNQTIRNQAYDLYKLGKWKELEALFKANNLNGGWPPANGGFNIVDEVPILAGQKYDRYSGAINYSGSGNPTLGGSFTSPIINGYVYTFTERALNQEENKYDFYYEIDVLNNALPFKSQTADIIPWFNQTGNGKQTMWKIPIDITTGFQKTWNKLAEEGYVKITIKKSPSGKYNNLVGTVIQ, translated from the coding sequence ATGAAACATTTATTTAAGTACATTTTTTTCTTTACCATTGCATCTTTTTCTATTGCCTGTAGCTCGGATAGAGAAGACGAAATTGAGAATACCCCCAACCCTGTTAAGATTGTATTTTATAAAAATGCTGATGAGCTTGCTGCAACCTATGATACAAACGGCACAGTCAATCAAACTATCAGAAATCAGGCCTACGACTTATACAAACTAGGAAAGTGGAAAGAACTGGAAGCCCTCTTTAAAGCTAATAACCTTAATGGCGGCTGGCCACCAGCAAACGGAGGTTTCAATATCGTTGATGAAGTTCCTATTCTGGCCGGACAAAAATATGACAGATACAGTGGAGCCATTAATTACAGCGGAAGCGGAAATCCTACCTTAGGAGGAAGCTTTACCAGCCCCATCATCAATGGATATGTATATACTTTCACAGAAAGAGCATTAAATCAGGAAGAAAATAAATATGATTTCTATTATGAAATTGATGTTTTAAATAATGCATTACCTTTCAAGTCTCAAACTGCCGATATTATCCCTTGGTTTAATCAGACAGGAAATGGCAAGCAAACCATGTGGAAAATTCCGATTGATATCACAACAGGATTTCAGAAAACATGGAATAAACTGGCAGAAGAAGGATATGTAAAGATCACCATCAAAAAAAGTCCAAGCGGAAAATACAATAACCTGGTAGGAACCGTTATTCAGTAA
- a CDS encoding DUF4230 domain-containing protein has translation MRNNKTIISFVAGAGVMLLLFFGLKSCLNLGEKTEKSDYYILTNQISKMNKMVVMEQNNSTMQKTKMGYEVFGKEVSSNSIITYTKTNAQVSYDLNKMKIEVDSINKKLVITELPDADIRITPSVEIQSLDDSFFNRISEKDIKNVTAKAKETAIKSIDQNQLRNEGRKQLMENLNNIFVLAKALNYTIEDKTGKVGILGL, from the coding sequence TTGAGAAATAATAAAACAATCATATCGTTTGTTGCAGGTGCAGGAGTTATGTTACTTCTGTTCTTTGGTCTTAAATCCTGCCTGAATCTTGGTGAAAAAACGGAGAAGTCAGATTATTATATCCTGACCAACCAGATCTCCAAGATGAATAAGATGGTGGTGATGGAACAAAATAATTCCACCATGCAGAAGACTAAAATGGGATATGAAGTATTTGGCAAGGAAGTGTCAAGCAATAGTATCATTACTTACACAAAGACCAATGCACAGGTTTCCTATGATCTTAATAAAATGAAGATTGAAGTAGATTCCATCAATAAAAAGCTGGTTATTACTGAACTTCCTGATGCAGATATAAGAATTACACCAAGCGTTGAAATTCAGTCTTTGGATGACTCTTTTTTTAATAGAATTTCTGAAAAAGACATTAAAAATGTGACCGCCAAAGCTAAGGAAACTGCCATTAAATCTATTGACCAAAATCAATTGAGAAACGAGGGCCGCAAACAGCTAATGGAAAATCTTAATAACATTTTCGTTTTAGCCAAAGCTCTTAATTATACAATAGAAGATAAAACCGGAAAAGTTGGTATATTAGGCCTCTAA
- a CDS encoding reprolysin-like metallopeptidase, translated as MKRQLTLIGMLLITGISYAQTDRLWSPNSKKTSSEIFENKSSIQNPKVYNLDINGLKNALAKAPKRLAVGEKSELIISFPNSDGRMESFKVKENSNFTPELAAKYPDIKSYVGEGLEDPNSTVYFSISSLGLSSMEIYGDKSAVFIEPYSKDLSTYVVYKKSDKKDDLSKFECTVIDVAKKGVTNANIAARPNADDAKLRTFRLALSCTGEYTTYFGGTKAQALAAMNNTMTRVNGVFEKDFAARMVLIANNDAVIYTNASTDPYSASSGMSSWNSQLQSTLTSVIGEANYDIGHLFGASGGGGNAGCIGCICTNGSKGSGYTSPADAIPSGDNFDIDYVAHEMGHQFGGNHTFSHGNEGTGVNMEPGSGSTIMGYAGITGQDVQPHSDAFFHAVSIQQITNNIKAKTCSVNTSTGNAIPTANAGLDYTIPKGTPFVLTGTGTDADGDSLTYIWEQMDNASSSQTGASSAASVTKASGPNFRSWTPLTVPTRYFPRMASILAGATTTAGSEITVEALSSVARTLNFRFTVRDNKSGGSGNNSDDAVISVNGTAGPFTVTSQNSATTYAGGSSQNITWDVAGTTANGVNTANVDILWSTDSGNTWTTLLSATPNDGSQAVTIPNATTTTGRIMVKGSNHIFFDVNNANISVNAGSGTPDTIAPTAPTLAASGTTSTSTNLSWSGATDNVGVTGYDVYQGISLIGSTASTSYTATGLTPSTTYSFSVKAKDAAGNASSSSNTVSVTTLAGGGTVTYCSASASNTADERIGNVKFGTINNTSTGTAGYENFTSISTNVTRGSAYTISVTPVWTSTKYSEAYAVYIDYNGDGDFTDSGELAWSKAGSTTTPVTGSITIPATATVGSTRMRVMMKYSSIPTSSCEAYTYGQVEDYTLNIVSSGRGELSNTKDLITGIKLYPNPAKDILNISNTTSEDYKILDMGGKLIDSGKLQRGSVNVSGLIKGAYMIQIGEKAQRFIKN; from the coding sequence TTCCTATGCACAGACTGACCGTCTATGGTCTCCGAACTCTAAAAAAACATCTTCGGAGATCTTTGAGAACAAATCCAGTATCCAAAATCCAAAGGTATACAACCTGGATATTAACGGATTAAAGAATGCTTTAGCAAAAGCTCCCAAAAGACTGGCAGTTGGCGAAAAATCAGAACTTATCATTTCTTTTCCAAATTCTGATGGCAGAATGGAAAGCTTCAAAGTGAAAGAGAATTCCAATTTCACTCCGGAACTGGCGGCAAAGTATCCGGATATTAAATCCTATGTGGGAGAGGGTCTTGAAGATCCAAACTCTACAGTGTATTTCAGCATTTCTTCTCTTGGATTATCTTCTATGGAGATATATGGAGATAAATCTGCCGTATTTATTGAGCCTTATTCCAAGGATCTTTCTACCTATGTTGTTTACAAAAAATCTGACAAGAAAGATGATCTCAGCAAGTTTGAATGTACAGTAATAGATGTTGCTAAAAAAGGAGTAACCAATGCAAATATTGCAGCAAGACCGAATGCTGATGATGCTAAATTAAGAACATTCAGACTGGCGTTGTCATGTACAGGAGAATACACTACGTATTTCGGAGGTACAAAAGCTCAGGCTTTAGCAGCAATGAACAACACCATGACTCGCGTGAATGGTGTTTTTGAAAAGGATTTTGCAGCAAGAATGGTTTTGATTGCTAACAATGACGCTGTTATTTATACCAATGCTTCTACGGATCCCTATTCCGCTTCATCTGGCATGAGTAGCTGGAATTCTCAACTACAAAGTACTCTTACTTCTGTAATTGGTGAGGCTAATTATGATATCGGACACTTATTTGGAGCTTCCGGAGGTGGTGGAAATGCCGGTTGTATTGGTTGTATTTGTACAAATGGGTCAAAAGGTAGTGGCTACACTTCACCTGCAGATGCCATTCCATCAGGTGATAACTTTGATATTGACTATGTTGCCCACGAAATGGGACATCAATTCGGCGGAAACCATACATTCTCCCACGGAAATGAAGGAACAGGTGTTAATATGGAACCGGGATCAGGATCAACAATTATGGGATATGCAGGAATCACAGGCCAGGATGTTCAGCCTCATTCTGATGCATTTTTTCATGCAGTAAGTATTCAGCAAATTACCAATAATATTAAAGCGAAAACCTGTTCTGTAAATACAAGCACAGGAAATGCAATTCCTACTGCTAATGCAGGATTAGACTATACTATTCCGAAAGGAACACCATTTGTGTTAACAGGAACCGGAACTGATGCTGACGGAGATTCTTTAACCTATATCTGGGAACAGATGGATAATGCTTCTTCATCTCAAACAGGAGCAAGTTCTGCAGCCAGTGTAACAAAAGCTTCGGGGCCTAATTTCAGATCCTGGACACCACTTACTGTGCCTACAAGATATTTCCCAAGAATGGCTTCTATTTTAGCAGGGGCAACAACAACAGCAGGTTCCGAAATTACAGTTGAAGCTCTTTCTTCAGTAGCCAGAACATTAAATTTCAGATTTACTGTTCGTGACAACAAATCCGGAGGTTCTGGAAATAATTCAGACGATGCAGTTATCTCAGTTAATGGAACAGCCGGGCCGTTTACAGTAACTTCACAAAACTCAGCAACAACATATGCCGGAGGAAGCTCTCAAAACATAACTTGGGATGTAGCAGGAACTACTGCAAACGGAGTAAATACAGCTAATGTAGATATTCTTTGGTCAACGGACAGCGGAAATACATGGACTACCCTATTATCAGCAACTCCAAATGATGGTTCACAAGCGGTAACTATTCCTAATGCTACAACGACTACGGGAAGAATTATGGTAAAAGGATCTAACCACATTTTCTTTGATGTAAATAATGCTAATATTTCTGTAAATGCAGGTTCAGGAACTCCTGATACGATTGCACCTACAGCTCCTACCCTTGCCGCTTCAGGTACAACTTCCACAAGTACTAACCTTTCTTGGTCAGGAGCTACAGATAATGTTGGAGTTACAGGCTATGATGTATATCAAGGAATATCATTAATCGGTTCTACAGCTTCTACAAGCTACACAGCAACAGGATTGACACCTTCCACAACGTATAGCTTCTCCGTAAAAGCAAAAGACGCAGCAGGTAATGCTTCTTCTTCAAGTAATACAGTAAGTGTTACTACTCTTGCAGGAGGAGGAACAGTTACTTATTGCTCAGCTTCTGCGTCTAATACAGCAGATGAAAGAATTGGAAATGTGAAATTCGGAACCATTAACAATACTTCAACAGGAACAGCAGGTTACGAAAACTTCACCTCTATTTCTACAAACGTTACAAGAGGAAGTGCTTATACAATTTCTGTCACTCCAGTTTGGACTTCTACAAAATATAGTGAAGCATATGCAGTTTACATTGATTACAATGGAGACGGAGACTTTACAGACAGTGGAGAATTAGCTTGGTCAAAAGCAGGATCTACAACAACTCCGGTTACAGGATCTATTACGATTCCGGCAACTGCTACTGTAGGTTCTACAAGAATGAGAGTAATGATGAAATATAGCTCTATCCCTACTTCTTCATGTGAAGCTTACACGTATGGACAAGTAGAGGATTATACTCTTAACATTGTTTCTTCTGGAAGAGGTGAGCTTAGCAATACCAAAGATTTGATCACAGGTATTAAGTTATATCCTAACCCTGCAAAAGACATATTAAATATCTCAAATACGACATCAGAAGATTATAAGATCTTAGATATGGGTGGAAAACTAATTGACTCAGGAAAACTTCAAAGAGGTTCTGTAAATGTAAGCGGACTGATTAAAGGAGCTTATATGATCCAGATCGGAGAAAAGGCTCAGAGATTCATTAAGAATTAA